In the genome of Leptospira ryugenii, the window ATTATGTTAATTTCGGCATTTTTCTTTGCATCGCAAAGCTATTTGATCAAAAGATACATCCCAAAAATAGATGGGATTTGTTTTGCCTATCTGCGTTTGGGAATATTGACTTTGATTTTTGCTTGTTATATCATATCGCAAAATTCCTGGCATGAGATTCCCATCCCAGTGGCTCTATCTTTGGGTCTCTTTTCCCTTTTTGGATTTTTTTTGGGAAGAGCATTTTTCTTTGAAGCACATAACCATCTTCCGATTAGCAAACTCAATGCGATTCTACTGATCGAACCGGTAGTTTTATTGTTTATTGGAATTTTATTCCTAGGAGAGGCAGTCTCGGTCCAGAAATTTTTTGGTACTTTTTTGATTATTGGCGGTCTTTATCTATTGATCTTTCATAAACAAAAATCCAAAAATCTTTCAAATCAAACCAAGTAAGGCAGATTCCATAGCTTTTGCAATGTGTACGGCATTCTCGGTTCCGATCGATTGCAAAGCTTCGATTACACGTCTTTTCCTTTCTTCGGGGTGGTTTTGGCTAAGTTTTGCTTTTGCATCAACTTTAGTAATTTCCATTCGGATGGCAACAATGCCCATAGTCAATTTCTGAAGGGTTGAATCTTCTAGATTTGAGAGATGATACGAAGAGTTCTTTCCCTCAAACTCATCTACTAAATCTAACAAACTTTGGAGTACCTCCTTGAGATCAGAAACAAGCGTAAGGTGACCGTACACATGAACTGCCATGTAGTTCCAAGTGGGTACGGTTTGCGGAGTTTCATACCATGTGGGAGAAATGTAATGGTGCGGTCCTAAAAAAATGGCCATTCCTTCTCTCTCAGAAAGTGTCTGCCATTGTGGGTTTGCTTTTGCTAGGTGGGCGTATAAATAACGACGATCGGGAGATATCAGGAAGGGAATATGTGTCCCAAGCAAGGAATTGCCATCAAAATTGACCAATGTCCCAAAGGGATTCTCCTGGATGAGCTTCCAGGGAAAGTTCGGATCTTTACTTTGAAAGGAGGCGGGAAGGAACATACACCAATTTTTTGACCTAGTCTTTTTTCGACTTTTCAATTTTGAATGAATTGTATTTTTTTGATGCATCCATGAAATCCAAAACGTTTCTTCCATATTTCCTACTCATTGTAACAGCTATCAGTTGTGGAATCATGGATACAAGAAGAGACATGCCCACCGCAAAAAATGGAGTTTTGGATTTGCGTGATTGGGACTTTGAAAGAGATGGAAATGTACTTCTAGATGGAGATTGGCAATTTTATTGGCAAGAAACAAAAGATGGAGTTCAATTTAGTGAGGACCTGCAACAATCCTTACCCAAAGTGTTTCTTCCGGTTCCCGGAGCCTGGAAGGGGCAAATGTACCAAGGCAAACCTCTTCCAGGATTTGGCTATGCTACATACAAGTTAAAAGTGCTTCTGCCGCCAAAACTCCCACAACTTGCGGTGCACAACTTGGACTTGTCTTCTTCTTATCGATTTTGGTTGGATGGTAAACTCTTACATGAGGAAGGTCGTTTTTCTCCTGAACCAGCCCAGGCCGAACCATCTTACAAACCATATACGGGGGACTTGCCAAAATTAGGCGAACAGGCCGAGTTTATCGTCGAGATATCCAATTTCCATTATTCCAAAGGAGGCTTCTGGGAAAGCTCTGAGATTGGAGAGCAAAGCCAAATCTCCGCGAAACTCAATAAAAAGTACCAGATCATTTCGTTCGTTGCAGGAAGTATTTTTCTTTGGGCACTGTATCATTTGGGACTTTACTTGATGCGACGAGAAGACAAACCAAGTTTACTCATCTCTCTCTTCAGCTTCTTTCTAGTCTTACGGCTTTTGACAACTGGGGAGCGTTTTCTTACGGCCATCCTTCCCAATATCTCCATGGACCTTCTCATCCGTTTGGAATTTTCAACAGCCTATATTGCTACTGGAGTCTTCGCTTATTTTTACCATTTGGTCTTTCCCATGAGTATGGGCAAACGTAGCACTTATTTTTTCATTTTTACTCTAACACCATTTATTGCTTCATTGGTTGGCGATGTAGCTTCCTTTTCAAGCCTAGCACTCTATTATCAGGTCCTTTTGATAACTATTTGCCTTCGGACTATGATTGCGATTTTCCAGGCATTTCCATATAGTAAGACAAAGTCCGTTTTATCATTAATCGGATTTTTATTCATTTTCACAACTGTGTTAAATGATACTTTCTATCAAAATAACATTATCAATACTATGAATCTTATCCCTTTTGGCTTTTTAGGGTTCATTTTATTCCAAGGTTACATTCTGTCCTATGATTTTACCAGAGCCTATCGAGATATTGAAGGACTCAAAAGCAATCTGGAGATTTCCAACCAACAATTGAACTCTTTGAAAGGAGGATTGGAGGATTTGATTGTAGAAAGAACCAAAGAACTAGAATCCTCTCGCTCCAAAATTGAACAACTAAATGAATTTGCAAGGACTATCAACTCGACTATACGATTGGAAGCAATCTTGGAAAAAGCCCATCACTACTTACGTGCTGAAATAGATTCGAGTACATTACTCCTTTTTTTGGTAGATCCGATTCAAAAGCGTTTTGTTTTGCAGAAAGCGGTATTAGATTCAGATTCCAACGAGTCAATGTTAGAGAAGATACAATCTGTTCCTCTTCCTTTAGATGATAGGGCAGGTATATTGTTTTCTGTCTACCAGAGGAAGAGGCCATTTGTCTTCAAACGAGTGAAGGAAGCTCAATTTTTTGATTCTAATGAAAGGATTTTGTCCATCGTTGGAAAAAAACCAGGGATCCTTCTTCCACTACTCTCCCAAGGTAGAGTGATTGCTCTATTAGCAATCTTCAAACATGAGGAGAAGGACATTTTCTCCAATGAAAATTTAGAAATTACCAAGAGCATTGCAGAAGCCATTGCGACTTCCGTTGGGAATTCCATCCTAATTGAGAATTTAAACCGAGAGCGAAATTTTGCCGAAATCACAAAAATACAAATGGAAGATGCAAAAAATGAAATCTCCATACTCAATGATTTTACAAAAACGATAAATACAAAATCTGACCTTTCCCACGTCATCGAAGAGATGTTTGATTATATTGAAAAGAATTTTAAAATAGCTGGCGTATTGCTACAGTTAGTTGACGAAACAAAAAAGGAATTGTACTCATACAAGATCAAAGAACCAAGGGATGTTAGCGAGGAGCAAATCAAGTTTGCAAAAGAACTTCGGCTTGTCTTAAACAAAGAAAGTGGAATCGTTTACCGCATCTTCCAAAAGCAGAGGGCTTATTTGGTCAGTACAAAAAGAGGTAAACCAACCTCGCGCTTGGAAAGAGATGTGTATAGAGTGTTCCCAAACAATCCTTTCTTTATTGTGCCCCTTGTTGTCCAAAACCAAGTGATTGGCATGGTGTATTTCACTTCTTTCCAAAAGGAAAACAAACTCCAATCCGATTTACAAAAGCGTATCGTAGGATTTTGCGACCAGATCGCAGGCGCAGTCTTAAACTCCATCCTATTACAAAGTGCAAATTTAGCAAAACGAAAGTCAGATCGCGCGAAAGCCGAAATCCAAAAATTAAATGAATTTGCAAAGAGGATCAACTCGCTCACACACTTAGAAGGAATCCTTGCGGAAATTTTTGGCTTCATAAAACAAAATTATGAAATCGAAAATTGTGTATTATTTTATTTGGATCAAAACGATTCGCAGTTTCGTTATTTAAATCACTCAGGTTTCACTTTGATCGACGATTCTACGGTTGAGTTTTTTAAACAACTCACCTTCCCGTTGGAAAAAGAAGGTGGCTTTGTTTACCAATGTTACCTTCGCAAGAAATACTTTTATATGAGACATGTTCCGAAGTCTATACCATTTGCTATCGACAAAGAAGTGATAGAAAGATCAAAAACAAAGTCGCTCCTTATCTCACCATTGATCAACAATGATGCTGTCGTTGCCATGGCTATTTTTGGTATCATGGATGAAAACAAAGTCCTCAACAAAGAAGAAATTGATTCCATCATCGGGGTTTCAGAACACATTGCCAGTGCCATCAATAATTCGTTTTTATTAAATAAAATCGAAGAAGAAAGAAAACGTTCGGAATCCCTACTACTCAATATTCTTCCCAAAAATGTAGCGAACGAATTGCACGAAAAAGGAAAAGTCAATCCAGTTGAATATGAAAATGTAAGTATGTTGATTACAGGGTTTCCTGGTTTCTCCCAAATGACAGGGGTCCTGACTCCAGAAGAATTGATCGAAGGATTGGATCTTTACTTTTCCCGCTTCGACGAAGTGATCTACAAATACAATTTAGAAAAGTTAAAAATGACAGGGGATATGTTTGTGGCAGCAGGAGGACTTCCTGTTGGCAATTTCACTCACCCGATTGATGTATGTTTGGCGGCATTATCCATCAGAGAGGCCGTTGAAGAATTGATCAAAAACAATACTGAAATTTCTTTCCAACCCTCTGGTGTTATGATTGCCATTCATACTGGGCCAGTCGTCGCAGGTGTGATTGGAAAATCGAAATTTAGTTATGATGTTTGGGGAAAAACTGTTACCCAAACACAAGCAATCCGTAGGGCTGCATCAATACCAAGAATCCATGTTTCAGAAGCAACTATGGAGAAAGCAAAATCATTTTTTCGTTTTGAAGAGCTGTCGGAGATCATTACATATGAAGGAGAAACCATTCGCGTATACGAATTGATATCATTAAAAGATGAATTAGTAGATCCTAGTACATCTTTGCCAAATGAACAATTCGACAAATTCTATACGCAGCAAAAACGAGGAGCAAGGATCCTTTCCAAATAGATGAACGAGCTACTTTTTTTAATCTGCACGGTTTCCCTTATCCTACTCGTTTTAATAGTCTTGGGCTATTTTGTTTGGCGCTCGAAATCATTAGAAAGAGAGAAGAAGACATTAGAAGAACATCTTTTTGCAATCAAAAACTCAATAGACCAAAAAGAACATTTACTAAAAGAGGAGGCAAAAAAAGCACAAGATTTCTCGGATAAACTCTATAAGTCTTATTCTCAAATCACAGATTTGGACTCTCTTCTACGAGAAGTGAATTCTCAAAAAGATACCTTGGCTATGCTGAAAGTTCTAGAGACTTACTTTTTAGAAAAATACAAAATACCACATTATGTTCTCTACATTCTTTCAGAAAAAGAAGAAGAGCTCCATTTTTATGCAAGCAATTTTCCGAACAATTTGTCCGACATAGCGAAAGAGGAAATTCGATCACGCACAATTCCAATTCGAAACGAATATACAACTACTTATGCGCATACTTATTCATGGAAACGGAAAAGACCTTTCTTTATTCCTGACTTAGATAAATACAAAACTACGGGAGTAGAGTTAGAAAATAAAATCTCTGTCAACTTAAGATCTCTTTTAATCATACCCTTATTCATTCGTCAGAAGTTTATTGGTACATTAGATTTGTTAGACTATTCTGGGAACCTAAAATTAAGCGACCAAGAAATCAACCAGCTAAAGATCATAGGAGACTATATTGCAGGTTCGATCGATACCGCATTTTTGATGGATGAATTACAAGAAAAGAATCGGAGAATTGAATACGAAAAATCATTGATCGAACAAAATAGGGAAAAGTTAGATTCCTTAAATCGATTTATACGGAAAATCAATTCCTTCTCAAATTTAGATGATATCCTAATCGAAGTTTTGCAATTTTTAAAAAATTCACATAGAGTCGAGTTAGCATTTCTTTTGATTTATGATAAAAAAAATCACTACCTCAAACCGCTATTGCCCTCAAAAGAGGTATTTAACAAAGGTTTATTGGTCAACAATTTCTTCAAAAACTTTGAAGTTAATCTAAATAAATCCTATGGAACTTTACACCGTACCTTCCTCAAAAAGAAGCCAATCTTCATCAAAAATCCGCAAAAAGATCTGAGTAAACTTGGAGAGTATGACCGCACAATCATCGAAACATTTCACCTCGAGTCTTTTGCTCAAATCCCACTTGTAATTCAAAATCATTGCATTGGCATTCTATGTATAACGAGACTTACACGAGAACTAGATTGGACAAGGGAAGAGTTCAAAGATTTGTGTTCCTTTGCGGAACAAATCTCTGGTGCGATTCATAATGCCAATCTCATCCATGACTTGGAACAAGAACAAAAAAAATCAGAGCTGATGTTACGGAATATTTTACCAACAGAGCTTGCGAGTGAACTTTTGGAAACAGGTGTTGTGGTTCCGATGGAATATGATTCCGCTACGATCGTCTTTACAGACTTCAAAAATTTTACTCAGTCCGCAGAGAAGCTGACACCCGAAGAATTGATCCAACAACTAGATACGATTTTCTCTCAATTTGATGAGATTGCGATTCGGCATACTTTTGAAAAATTAAAGACCATTGGCGATTCTTATATGGCTGCAGGTGGAATCCCACAAGGCAATTTCACACATCCTGTAGACGCTTGTCTCTTTGCCCTGGAAGTTCGATCATTTATGAACTTTGTCAAAATGGGAAAACAATTACAAGGTAAGGATTTTTGGGAAATCCGTATTGGCATCCATACCGGTCCGATCGTAGCAGGCGTTGTGGGCAAAACAAAATTTGCTTATGATGTTTGGGGTGATACCGTAAACATTGCCAGCAGAATGGAAAGTTCCTCATTGGCAGGCGAGATCAATCTTTCAGAAGTTACCTACGAAAAAGTAAAACGTTTTTTTGAATGTGAATACCGTGGACAGGTCACTGCAAAGAACAAAGGTGAGATGGGAATGTATTTCTTAAAGCGCCTTCGACCAGAGTTTTCTTTGGACAAAGAAGGCATCACTCCCAATGAAACATTCTTAAATCTATACAAAAACCTTCAAATTGGAGCAAAGATAATCTTCAAACAAAGTGCTTAAGAAGAAAAAGGGTCGAGGGAAACTTCCTCTCCCACGTCAAACGGCTCTACCAATGCTGGGCTGAGAGGGATGCCTTGTTCCAATAGTGATTCCAAATCTTTCCTCAATCGCTGCGTAATCTCATCCACCGTTTGTTTTTTTTGGTTCTTATATGATTCATAATATTCTTTTAAGCCAAATGGTTTTGCAAATAAGACTCTAGCTCTTCTAAGCCTCGGGCTCGTCATACCGTAGATCAGGTTTTCAAATCGATACAACCACTCGATCATCCGTTCCGCGCTTGGATACATGAGCAAATTTTCTGGTTTAATTACAAGGAAAAGATAAGCGCGGTCTACATCCTTTTGGATAAAGACCAATTCGGCTTTGCTCACTTGTTTAGGTGCCTTTCCAAATCCGGAATGCAGAGCATCCAATACAGTGAATACCTCGCGGATTTTTGCAATGGCATCTTTTTCTTCAGATACAGGCATTCCCAAAGCCTTTGCTGCTCGGTTCAAAGCGGCATGGCGAATGGCACCGACTCGAAAGCTATAGTCTTTATCTACATTTTTGGACAATCCGTACTCTCTTTCGGCATCTTCCATGAGCACACGCCCAATGGTTAAAAATCTTCTTAGAAGATTTTTATTTCCCGGTTCAATGCTAAGTGTGCGTTCGATACGAGAAAGAGAGGTGTGAATCTCTTTTCTCAATTCATTTTGTGTACCTGAGTAAATATATTTCACAAAGGCAGGAAGGATTTTTATATCAGCCTTGGGATCCTTTTTGAGTGCATCTTCCAAACCCCAAAATCCGATCTGTGCAATACCAGACATGAAGGGAAGTAATGTATCGTTTTCACCCGAACACATCCCCTCGGGGTAAATTACAAGTTTTCCTGCCGGCTTTGCCAATACACTTCTTGCTGTTTTTACCGATTCTTTATCAGCACCACCGGACAAAACAGAAAAGGCACCTACTTTTTTGATAATGGCTCCCACTAGCCCAAAGCCCCAATTGAATACGTTTCGAGAAGCCATATAAAAAAATCTCGATCCCATTGCATTGGCCACATAATACGCAACAGGTGGCTCGATTGTACTCGGATGGTTACTGAAATACAAAAGCCTTTCTTGAGAAAGGCTTCGTAAGGTTTCGCGGTCCTCTTTTGAGATATCAACACCTTCTATGTTGAGCGCCATCCTTAAGACCAGAGGTAGTGTAAGATCCACTCCCCACAAAAACGGATAATCTAGGTCATACGAGATAAAGTTTTTGACTTCCATAATTCTCTCAGTTGAAAGGAAACTAATGAGACTCGGTAGGAAGTCAATTCCGAAACCAAAACCATCTTAGCTTAATGGCCACCTCCACCATGTCCACCGCCGCCTCCAGAAGATCCACCACCGCCACCACCAGAGGAACCTCGACCCCCACCTCCCCCACCGGAAGAACCCCTACGGCCACCGCCGCCAGAACTACCACCCGACGATCTTCCTCCGCGAGAGCCACTCGATACATAGCTCTTTTTACAAGAATTGGTGCAGGTCATATAAAAGAAGGCACATACGGGTGAGTAGGAAGGACTGACTTTTGTGCTTTGATTGGATTGATTCGTAAGTAAAACACAGAGTGCCTGGTCCGCTAAACATTGGTTATTGCATCTTGATTCCGACCTCGATCCTGTATTTGAACAATTCTCAAACGCCAGCCATACAAAAAATAGAAATAGTAATTTAAGTTTCATCACCTTGCCCCCTTTGCTTTCAATAGCTCAATGATTTCATGGCTCTCGGCGTGGGTGACCTCGGTGAGAGCAGTATGGCCTTCATCCGAGCTAATATTCGGATCAGCACCAGCTTCTAGTAAAACTTTCACAACTTTCGGATAGCGATTATAAGACGCCATCATGAGTGCTGTGTGGCCATTTCTCGTCTTTGCGTTCACATTTGCGTTATAGGAAATCAAAAGGTAGGCCATATCAGCGTATCCCTCTTTTGCCGCGATCATCAAGGGAGTAAGCCTCTCAAATGTGTCTTCAGGCCGATTCACATCATAGCCTTGTTGGAGGAGTTCTCGTACCATCGATTGGTTATTGATCGCTACCTGGTAGTAGAGATTCTGTGTTCTTTCGTTCTTATACACGTAGGCTGACTGGCAATTCGCCAGAAAGAAGAGAAGGAAGAAAATGCTGTATTTCTGTGCGCTCATGCCACCATCATCGCAGGAAAATTGGCAAGCTTCCATAGAGGTGAACCACAATTGTGGGAAACTACTATATTCTCCTTGAACTTATGTGAGAAAATTATAAGTTGGAGGAGGGAAAATGGACACTAGAACTCTTCGCATTCTCTTCATATGGCTTTACTTTATCACTTTGGTTCTTTGGATCATCGAAGAGATTTACACACTGACCAACCCACCCGATATTTTTGACAGATACCGCATTCTGATTGCTACATTTGAATCCTTTATAGCGGTTTCATCTTTCCTTGCCATCTCCATTCTCTATCGTGAGTTGAAAACCGAAGCACAAGAGAATGAACAAGCTCAAAATTTGATCGAAGATCTCAAGCGTACAAATCGCATCCTCCATAATCCTGAGAATAGTTTTTGGCAAGAGG includes:
- a CDS encoding FMN-binding negative transcriptional regulator, whose translation is MFLPASFQSKDPNFPWKLIQENPFGTLVNFDGNSLLGTHIPFLISPDRRYLYAHLAKANPQWQTLSEREGMAIFLGPHHYISPTWYETPQTVPTWNYMAVHVYGHLTLVSDLKEVLQSLLDLVDEFEGKNSSYHLSNLEDSTLQKLTMGIVAIRMEITKVDAKAKLSQNHPEERKRRVIEALQSIGTENAVHIAKAMESALLGLI
- a CDS encoding adenylate/guanylate cyclase domain-containing protein yields the protein MNELLFLICTVSLILLVLIVLGYFVWRSKSLEREKKTLEEHLFAIKNSIDQKEHLLKEEAKKAQDFSDKLYKSYSQITDLDSLLREVNSQKDTLAMLKVLETYFLEKYKIPHYVLYILSEKEEELHFYASNFPNNLSDIAKEEIRSRTIPIRNEYTTTYAHTYSWKRKRPFFIPDLDKYKTTGVELENKISVNLRSLLIIPLFIRQKFIGTLDLLDYSGNLKLSDQEINQLKIIGDYIAGSIDTAFLMDELQEKNRRIEYEKSLIEQNREKLDSLNRFIRKINSFSNLDDILIEVLQFLKNSHRVELAFLLIYDKKNHYLKPLLPSKEVFNKGLLVNNFFKNFEVNLNKSYGTLHRTFLKKKPIFIKNPQKDLSKLGEYDRTIIETFHLESFAQIPLVIQNHCIGILCITRLTRELDWTREEFKDLCSFAEQISGAIHNANLIHDLEQEQKKSELMLRNILPTELASELLETGVVVPMEYDSATIVFTDFKNFTQSAEKLTPEELIQQLDTIFSQFDEIAIRHTFEKLKTIGDSYMAAGGIPQGNFTHPVDACLFALEVRSFMNFVKMGKQLQGKDFWEIRIGIHTGPIVAGVVGKTKFAYDVWGDTVNIASRMESSSLAGEINLSEVTYEKVKRFFECEYRGQVTAKNKGEMGMYFLKRLRPEFSLDKEGITPNETFLNLYKNLQIGAKIIFKQSA
- a CDS encoding lysophospholipid acyltransferase family protein, which produces MEVKNFISYDLDYPFLWGVDLTLPLVLRMALNIEGVDISKEDRETLRSLSQERLLYFSNHPSTIEPPVAYYVANAMGSRFFYMASRNVFNWGFGLVGAIIKKVGAFSVLSGGADKESVKTARSVLAKPAGKLVIYPEGMCSGENDTLLPFMSGIAQIGFWGLEDALKKDPKADIKILPAFVKYIYSGTQNELRKEIHTSLSRIERTLSIEPGNKNLLRRFLTIGRVLMEDAEREYGLSKNVDKDYSFRVGAIRHAALNRAAKALGMPVSEEKDAIAKIREVFTVLDALHSGFGKAPKQVSKAELVFIQKDVDRAYLFLVIKPENLLMYPSAERMIEWLYRFENLIYGMTSPRLRRARVLFAKPFGLKEYYESYKNQKKQTVDEITQRLRKDLESLLEQGIPLSPALVEPFDVGEEVSLDPFSS
- a CDS encoding ankyrin repeat domain-containing protein, which translates into the protein MEACQFSCDDGGMSAQKYSIFFLLFFLANCQSAYVYKNERTQNLYYQVAINNQSMVRELLQQGYDVNRPEDTFERLTPLMIAAKEGYADMAYLLISYNANVNAKTRNGHTALMMASYNRYPKVVKVLLEAGADPNISSDEGHTALTEVTHAESHEIIELLKAKGAR
- a CDS encoding helix-turn-helix transcriptional regulator → MDTRTLRILFIWLYFITLVLWIIEEIYTLTNPPDIFDRYRILIATFESFIAVSSFLAISILYRELKTEAQENEQAQNLIEDLKRTNRILHNPENSFWQEVKVQLEKWKLTDAEKEIAVLLLRGFSHQQIAGVRQKSLRTIENQTAAIYEKSSMRGKLEFISYFLTPLLPEEED
- a CDS encoding adenylate/guanylate cyclase domain-containing protein; this encodes MKSKTFLPYFLLIVTAISCGIMDTRRDMPTAKNGVLDLRDWDFERDGNVLLDGDWQFYWQETKDGVQFSEDLQQSLPKVFLPVPGAWKGQMYQGKPLPGFGYATYKLKVLLPPKLPQLAVHNLDLSSSYRFWLDGKLLHEEGRFSPEPAQAEPSYKPYTGDLPKLGEQAEFIVEISNFHYSKGGFWESSEIGEQSQISAKLNKKYQIISFVAGSIFLWALYHLGLYLMRREDKPSLLISLFSFFLVLRLLTTGERFLTAILPNISMDLLIRLEFSTAYIATGVFAYFYHLVFPMSMGKRSTYFFIFTLTPFIASLVGDVASFSSLALYYQVLLITICLRTMIAIFQAFPYSKTKSVLSLIGFLFIFTTVLNDTFYQNNIINTMNLIPFGFLGFILFQGYILSYDFTRAYRDIEGLKSNLEISNQQLNSLKGGLEDLIVERTKELESSRSKIEQLNEFARTINSTIRLEAILEKAHHYLRAEIDSSTLLLFLVDPIQKRFVLQKAVLDSDSNESMLEKIQSVPLPLDDRAGILFSVYQRKRPFVFKRVKEAQFFDSNERILSIVGKKPGILLPLLSQGRVIALLAIFKHEEKDIFSNENLEITKSIAEAIATSVGNSILIENLNRERNFAEITKIQMEDAKNEISILNDFTKTINTKSDLSHVIEEMFDYIEKNFKIAGVLLQLVDETKKELYSYKIKEPRDVSEEQIKFAKELRLVLNKESGIVYRIFQKQRAYLVSTKRGKPTSRLERDVYRVFPNNPFFIVPLVVQNQVIGMVYFTSFQKENKLQSDLQKRIVGFCDQIAGAVLNSILLQSANLAKRKSDRAKAEIQKLNEFAKRINSLTHLEGILAEIFGFIKQNYEIENCVLFYLDQNDSQFRYLNHSGFTLIDDSTVEFFKQLTFPLEKEGGFVYQCYLRKKYFYMRHVPKSIPFAIDKEVIERSKTKSLLISPLINNDAVVAMAIFGIMDENKVLNKEEIDSIIGVSEHIASAINNSFLLNKIEEERKRSESLLLNILPKNVANELHEKGKVNPVEYENVSMLITGFPGFSQMTGVLTPEELIEGLDLYFSRFDEVIYKYNLEKLKMTGDMFVAAGGLPVGNFTHPIDVCLAALSIREAVEELIKNNTEISFQPSGVMIAIHTGPVVAGVIGKSKFSYDVWGKTVTQTQAIRRAASIPRIHVSEATMEKAKSFFRFEELSEIITYEGETIRVYELISLKDELVDPSTSLPNEQFDKFYTQQKRGARILSK